AGCTCGCTACGGCGTCGGCGGCTCCCTCGATCAATCCAAGCGCCGCAGCCGGCACGCCCAGCACGGCGAGGAAACCGGGCAGAATCACGGTCGTCGTTTCATAGCAGAAATCGCCGAGCGCACTGGTGATGCCGGCACCGGCCACCGTGCGGTTGAGCCAGCGCGGCGTGGTGCCGGCAGTTGCTTCGTCAGGTTGAGCATCGGGCATGGAGCAAGCCTCTCGGTCATTGCGGGGCCGAAGGCGCAGGCGCGCGGCCAAGGTCGGTGGCAGCATGGATGGCGCTTCGCATCAGGGCAGATCGAAGCGCGCCAGCACCGGGTAGTGATCGGAAGCCGTATCGGTGATAGGCGTGCGCAGCACTTCGTAATGCTGCGCGGTACGGGCCAGCGCCGCGGATGCAAGTAGGTAATCGCAGCGCATCGTGGCGAACTCGGCGGCGCGGTAGGCCGCCGTCGGCACGGTCGGCGTCGCCGCACCGCCGAGGTGATGGCCTACATCGACCCAACCGGCTGCTTCGAGATGCGCGAGCACGCTGCGGTCGATGCCCTGTAGATCATCGGCCAGATAGCGCCCACGGTGATGGGATGCGAGTGCGGGCCAGTCGGCCGGTTCGGGATCATGCGGCGATGCGGAATTGAAGTCGCCCGTGATGAGCGTCAGTTTGTCCGGCGCAGCCTGTACCGCCAGATAAGCCGCCTCGCGCCGGCGCACGTCGGGGCCATTGGGACACAAGTGCGCGCTGATGAAGGTCACGGGCATCTCGACACCCGGCACAGCGACGCGCAGCGTTGCCAGCGCATGATGAAAATGCGCGCCGTCCACCTCGAAGGCCAGCGGACGCAGCGGCGCGCGGATGAAGATGGCGAGGTTCTGACCCGTGCGTGGCGCGACTGCCAAGAAGCCACGCATGCCGATGGCGTTCTCTAGCGCGTGCAACCAGGCGCCGCCGTTGGCGTCGAAGCCCTTGGCCTCTTGCATCAGGAACACATCGGGGCGCACTTCGTTGATGAGGCCAATCTGCGCCTGGGCGCGCTCGTCGTTCGCGCCATCGCGACCGGCGAATAAGGTGTTGTAGGTCAGGACAGTCAGCGACATGCGTAGCTCCTTGAATCAGCGGTTTTCGTCATGGGCCTCGAACACGCGCTGGGCGTAGGCGTCGAGCAGCGCCTCGCATTGCGCCAGGCGATCGGTCGCCTCGGCGGCGCGCGTGCCGACGTAGAAATCGAGCTTGCGGATCTTCTCCAGCCAGGTCTGGAGCTTCTTCAGATCGACGTCGTTTTCTTCCAGCTCGGCGTAGGTGAAGTGCTTCGCGGCCGTCTCTTTCGCAATCTCGGCCTCG
The Pseudomonas triclosanedens DNA segment above includes these coding regions:
- a CDS encoding endonuclease/exonuclease/phosphatase family protein, giving the protein MSLTVLTYNTLFAGRDGANDERAQAQIGLINEVRPDVFLMQEAKGFDANGGAWLHALENAIGMRGFLAVAPRTGQNLAIFIRAPLRPLAFEVDGAHFHHALATLRVAVPGVEMPVTFISAHLCPNGPDVRRREAAYLAVQAAPDKLTLITGDFNSASPHDPEPADWPALASHHRGRYLADDLQGIDRSVLAHLEAAGWVDVGHHLGGAATPTVPTAAYRAAEFATMRCDYLLASAALARTAQHYEVLRTPITDTASDHYPVLARFDLP